A part of Oceaniferula flava genomic DNA contains:
- the nagZ gene encoding beta-N-acetylhexosaminidase — protein sequence MHGQLLLLGVPGTELTAADAELYQAIQPGGFVIFGRNVASPEQLRKLTDDLREVVHETPIIAIDQEGGRVTRTRDIGAEPPSAQELREKGDLGAIARHGMITADLLRLLGINMDFAPVLDISYDDEADNALRGRCYGSDAQEVITNAGIFNRNLRHRKVLSSGKHFPSCGLADADPHHDLPHVHKSVTEMLKSDLLPYTALMPELDALMTCHAHFTAIDPDSPGLPGSMSHNLITRLLRDQLGYKGVVMTDDLDMGAILNTYGRGPDVKRAIAAGNDMAMICHQPETAHVAVEHLKELPNGTVDDALKRIAKLKKRLKDPFKFSMKLWDQLDAETMQLRIDVLGEEGAREIRDYSGVKRSPVEDY from the coding sequence GGCACGGAGCTCACTGCGGCTGACGCCGAGCTTTACCAAGCCATCCAACCGGGTGGCTTCGTGATTTTTGGTCGTAATGTGGCGTCGCCCGAGCAGCTCCGTAAGCTCACCGATGATCTGCGGGAGGTGGTGCACGAGACGCCGATCATTGCCATCGATCAAGAAGGCGGTCGGGTCACGCGCACCCGCGACATTGGCGCCGAGCCACCATCCGCGCAAGAGCTGCGGGAAAAAGGAGACCTCGGCGCCATCGCCAGACACGGCATGATCACCGCCGATCTGTTGAGGCTGTTAGGCATCAACATGGACTTCGCCCCGGTGCTGGATATTTCCTATGATGACGAGGCCGATAACGCCCTGCGCGGTCGCTGTTACGGCAGCGATGCGCAAGAAGTCATCACCAATGCCGGCATCTTCAATCGCAACCTGCGCCACCGCAAAGTCCTCTCCAGCGGCAAGCATTTCCCGTCCTGCGGCCTGGCCGATGCCGACCCGCACCACGACCTGCCGCATGTGCACAAATCGGTGACCGAGATGCTGAAAAGCGATCTCCTTCCCTACACCGCACTGATGCCCGAGCTGGATGCGCTGATGACCTGCCACGCGCACTTCACCGCCATCGATCCCGACAGCCCCGGTCTGCCCGGCTCGATGTCGCACAACCTGATCACCCGACTACTCAGAGATCAGTTAGGCTACAAAGGCGTGGTCATGACCGACGATCTCGACATGGGAGCCATCCTGAACACCTACGGTCGCGGCCCGGATGTGAAGCGTGCCATCGCCGCGGGCAATGACATGGCAATGATCTGCCACCAGCCGGAGACCGCACACGTCGCCGTCGAGCACCTCAAGGAGCTGCCGAACGGCACCGTGGATGACGCACTGAAAAGGATCGCCAAGCTCAAGAAGCGCCTGAAGGATCCATTCAAGTTCAGCATGAAACTCTGGGACCAGCTCGATGCCGAAACCATGCAACTCCGCATCGATGTGTTAGGCGAAGAAGGAGCTCGTGAAATCCGCGACTACTCAGGCGTCAAACGCTCACCGGTCGAGGACTACTAA